Genomic DNA from Cydia strobilella chromosome 19, ilCydStro3.1, whole genome shotgun sequence:
atGGTCACAGAGAATTGCATTATATGTGATTTCAACTCCGCAAAACTGTTAATACTCACTTATAAGCGATAACGGTGAAGTCAAACCAGCAGAAAGCTCTTCTAAAGGcgttatttttataacaatctaaagaaaacaaaaaaagaaataatggaATAACACAAAAGATCGCATAGAATTGGCAAAGAAACACTTACAACAGCGGGCTTATCGCATATTCCACACTTGTCCATCGTGAAGATGTAAAGTTTCACAGAAATCAAGTAAATAACACATAAAAATCcgaaaatattgatattttacGACAGCTCCTCAAAAAGTAGGCTATGGTAGCGCGAGCCGTGCGGGGAATGAAGGGGGCGGGCGCTGCGCTGCACGGCGACGCAGGAGTTGCCAGCCTATAAAGCACTTAAGTTTtgaatagtattttttattgaaaatcaataaattttatcgaaatataCATTATCCCTTCAgtttattttcagaaaaagATTACACTAAAGTAAATAAACCCAAAAAACTGATATATCCGaaatattacattacaaaaGTCTTAAACGGTGTTAATTTTATTCAAGAACGCatccatttattcatttatggCAACTGTACCGAAATAACTTTTTAGGGATCCTAAAACTCATATAAAAACTCTATTTTCGATctaaataatgtagatattgcTTACTATACTTTCATTTATTTTCGAACTATTGATCATTTTGAGTTCCTTGTACTAGATATTATTGACTGAATATTTAATGGTTACAGCACTGGatcatataattaaaaataaaataagcatatGCAGACAGAACCATCATCTTAAATCCCGTTTCAATTCAACTTGACTCACTTATTTGTTGACATCTGTGaagtgtcagtgtcaaaaattaaTTATCTATCTCGACTATCTCGTGTTTCCTGGCAATTTCCTGGTTATTTTTGTGTGTAATGTAACTACGTATCAATTTCAAAACTAGATTTTCGTGTTAATGCCTCTAACTAACGTGATCTAACTAGAAAATTTAAGTGGATCGATGTAAGGTTACTGTCACGTAACAGTTTGTGTGGTGAAATGGAGAAGCCTGATAAGCCAGTGGCGAGCGGGGTGCAGCCGATCGTGAAGATCGGGCACTACACCCTGGGCGCCACGCTCGGGGTCGGCACTTTCGGGAAAGTGAAGATCGGCGAACACCAACTCACGAAGCATAAGGTGGCCGTGAAGATCCTGAACCGACAGAAGATCAAGTCGCTCGATGTTGTTGGAAAAATCCGTCGTGAGATACAAAATCTTAAGTTGTTCCGGCATCCGCATATCATTAAATTGTACCAGGTATGTGTTCACTTTAAATTGGTGAAGGAAAGCAAGTAGACGAGAAGTGTGAAAATATTatccattttttaaattaatagctGTAGTTTGGAGCAAGTTTCGGCAAAAGCCAATGTCGTCGGCAAATTTGATAAATTGAATTTCGTCCCCATTATTAGTgagtttatttaaaacttactaATAATAGGCTTAATTGTTTGAATTAATCGAAATAAAAACATGAGTCAACACTGTATCATTTAGTAGGGCATATTTTCacttgaaattgaaataaaaatgttttgttgacaaccttgtttatttatattgccAAAGAGAGTATATTGGATAGAGAGTAATAACTAAGCTTGGGACTTTTGGATGCTCGCCATGGTTCTAGAATCCATGGAGTCACCattatgttataaaaatatttttttcgaagtCAAAGTCAAGTTGAGAttgttactgtcatagtaaatttttgacacacgattaaaactaaaaatgaaaatgtataaaaatatccaaaaatgtttatttacaagtatatttttttttaatttgtatttattatttttatatgagtttgACACGTCCTTACACtgatagaaatattttataaattttttgatataatattttaatttatatgatatttttattgtattcatAAAATATGACAAGATAAATTTATTACATTGCTTTATTCCAGGTGATCTCGACCCCAACAGACATCTTTATGATAATGGAGTATGTGTCTGGCGGAGAGTTGTTTGACTACATAGTGAAACGCGGCAAGCTGCAGGAGCACGAGGCTCGCAGGTAGGTACtcattaattaatgaaattaagaGCAGTATTAAGTTATGGCCAGAAGACCAGAACCCCAATCTCATGTTTGTTACCACATATTAGAAGACTAGAAATTACATTTCCCTAAATTTTCTTTCCAGATTCTTCCAACAGATAATCTCCGGTGTTGACTACTGCCACAGACACATGATCGTGCACCGGGACCTCAAGCCAGAGAACCTGCTGCTGGACCACAACATGCACGTCAAAATTGCGGACTTCGGTCTGTCTAATATGATGATGGATGGAGAGTTTTTGAGGACCTCCTGTGGCTCACCAAACTATGCTGCCCCTGAGGTATGTCGCTTGTTTTATTATCCATacgcaaacttttttttaaactttcaaatatgaaaaaaataacggtaccattcgattccttacattttattacaaaaaaaattattgtatagcaacaatatacataaacgcaacattacACTGACAAAATTGCaaagtctcacgggagttttattcCTACAGGTGATATCTGGCAAGCTCTACGCCGGCCCTGAAGTGGACGTGTGGTCCTGCGGCGTCATCCTCTACGCCCTCCTGTGCGGCACCCTGCCCTTCGACGACGAGCACGTCCCAACGCTCTTCCGGAAAATCAAGTCCGGAATCTTCCCCATCCCGGAATACCTGAACAAGAGTGTGGTCAGCCTGCTGTGCACCATGCTGCAAGTGGACCCTATGAAGAGGGCTAGCATCGAGGACGTGAAGAAACACGAGTGGTTCCAGAAGGAGCTGCCAGAGTATCTGTTCCCGTCGCCGGTTGAACAGGTGAGATCCGTGAgatacagtccgttaactctcagaacgacattcgtttttcgggtaaaatcggatgtaatcgcgtaatagaaaatgtcagtctcttactgatttagttgcaatccaacataagagtagttaataccaccataacaataatatcacaattttccaaattgtataattttaccatatgaattgaaatatgtgactggtattacaactctatataatttcaaatttgttttcgaatttaaaattctgattctattttatttagtaaaactatgaaaacggattatatcgcgtatattgaatttataatacatcccgacgtttcgaaccctttacagcgttcgtggtcaacgggtgacgggggaaacgtcgagatgtattataaattcaatatacgcgatataatccgttttcatagttttatttcatgagtaactatcgcggtaaccgaagacaatactattttatttagattatgacaaaaagtcaaatcgcaatatagtcatcaaccgaatattaaacATAATGTCATTagattagggcttattttacattgagacaataggtatccttaactttttgtgagttaataagaaagcagaacagcagtatcaccttcgcgtgttatcgccgatacccgatgtatctttctaaaatccgaaggtcattctgagagttaacggactgtacagtatggatggtatagaaaggatcgcaatctcttatggcagaattgttgtaaaagtgaccgcgttaagctttaaataatagttcctaatctctccggtagcgctagttaggctctgggacatcatgagtataacatgaaccatataaggcaacaaataacccgaccaaattacgtaggttgtt
This window encodes:
- the LOC134750101 gene encoding 5'-AMP-activated protein kinase catalytic subunit alpha-2 isoform X2 yields the protein MEKPDKPVASGVQPIVKIGHYTLGATLGVGTFGKVKIGEHQLTKHKVAVKILNRQKIKSLDVVGKIRREIQNLKLFRHPHIIKLYQVISTPTDIFMIMEYVSGGELFDYIVKRGKLQEHEARRFFQQIISGVDYCHRHMIVHRDLKPENLLLDHNMHVKIADFGLSNMMMDGEFLRTSCGSPNYAAPEVISGKLYAGPEVDVWSCGVILYALLCGTLPFDDEHVPTLFRKIKSGIFPIPEYLNKSVVSLLCTMLQVDPMKRASIEDVKKHEWFQKELPEYLFPSPVEQDSSVIDTEAITEVCDKFGVKEHEVHNALLSGDPHDQLAIAYHLVIDNKRIADEAAKAEIKDFYVASNSPPAAVPESGRPHPERIAPLRDKTSPVQPLLDKARGTPVKRAKWHLGIRSQSKPNDIMLEVFRAMKALDYEWKVINPYHVRVRTLNKMTTKHVKMSLQLYQVDYKSYLLDFKSLSGEKEDSEEDLASPMAPPPPVAPPSASMQNLQPQGHHTMEFFEMCAALIIQLAR
- the LOC134750101 gene encoding 5'-AMP-activated protein kinase catalytic subunit alpha-2 isoform X1 — protein: MEKPDKPVASGVQPIVKIGHYTLGATLGVGTFGKVKIGEHQLTKHKVAVKILNRQKIKSLDVVGKIRREIQNLKLFRHPHIIKLYQVISTPTDIFMIMEYVSGGELFDYIVKRGKLQEHEARRFFQQIISGVDYCHRHMIVHRDLKPENLLLDHNMHVKIADFGLSNMMMDGEFLRTSCGSPNYAAPEVISGKLYAGPEVDVWSCGVILYALLCGTLPFDDEHVPTLFRKIKSGIFPIPEYLNKSVVSLLCTMLQVDPMKRASIEDVKKHEWFQKELPEYLFPSPVEQDSSVIDTEAITEVCDKFGVKEHEVHNALLSGDPHDQLAIAYHLVIDNKRIADEAAKAEIKDFYVAICVSAAAAAGNSPPAAVPESGRPHPERIAPLRDKTSPVQPLLDKARGTPVKRAKWHLGIRSQSKPNDIMLEVFRAMKALDYEWKVINPYHVRVRTLNKMTTKHVKMSLQLYQVDYKSYLLDFKSLSGEKEDSEEDLASPMAPPPPVAPPSASMQNLQPQGHHTMEFFEMCAALIIQLAR